In Helicobacter anatolicus, a single genomic region encodes these proteins:
- a CDS encoding aminoacyltransferase, giving the protein MENKMENKMEINVDEILSKNEELLMQNKKQMKLKNQLIKKTKEFHNSQNKLNRLIMQIATLQEEIKNVSN; this is encoded by the coding sequence ATGGAAAATAAAATGGAAAATAAAATGGAAATTAATGTAGATGAAATACTTTCAAAAAATGAAGAGTTACTCATGCAAAATAAAAAACAAATGAAGTTAAAAAACCAACTAATTAAGAAAACTAAAGAGTTTCACAATTCGCAAAATAAGCTAAATCGGCTAATTATGCAAATTGCAACCCTGCAAGAAGAGATTAAAAATGTTAGCAATTGA
- a CDS encoding ATPase, T2SS/T4P/T4SS family — protein MLAIDLLVKKLEEYIGLENINEVIFNREKQLYLQFGSSYKEVIDESLDFEFLFDFCKVLAIKLNLRFDEKYPQLNCSIPNTRYRINALHHSVTANNQIALNIRIPNKNTFRLSDFKIKENLEEVIQKQSDLELNYQNLKTLITQKKNILIVGGTASGKTSLFNTLIEEIPLEERVISIEDSLELEIKNDNKVQMLVSKNENTGFTYEKALNSAMRMSPQRLLLGEVDTRNVMLFLRLSNTGHSGMISTIHANSPKEAIEAISMNIKMASGNKDIDYSAVEKYFKSGIDYIIQIKKINHDRVISEVLNVKKN, from the coding sequence ATGTTAGCAATTGATCTCTTAGTCAAAAAGCTAGAAGAATATATTGGTTTGGAAAATATAAATGAGGTGATTTTTAATAGAGAAAAACAGCTATATTTACAATTTGGAAGTTCTTATAAAGAAGTCATTGATGAGAGTTTAGATTTTGAATTTTTATTTGATTTTTGCAAAGTTTTAGCTATCAAGTTAAATTTAAGATTTGATGAGAAGTATCCACAACTAAATTGTTCTATACCAAACACAAGATATAGAATCAATGCTTTGCATCATAGTGTTACAGCAAATAATCAAATTGCCCTAAATATCAGGATTCCTAATAAAAACACTTTTAGGCTTAGTGATTTTAAAATCAAAGAAAATCTAGAAGAAGTAATACAAAAACAAAGTGATTTAGAATTAAACTATCAAAATTTAAAAACACTTATTACCCAAAAGAAAAACATTTTGATTGTTGGTGGCACCGCTAGTGGCAAAACTTCTTTATTCAATACTCTTATCGAAGAAATTCCTTTGGAAGAAAGAGTTATTTCAATTGAAGATTCTCTAGAACTTGAAATTAAAAATGATAATAAAGTACAAATGCTAGTAAGTAAAAATGAAAATACAGGTTTTACTTATGAAAAGGCGTTAAACTCGGCAATGAGAATGTCTCCTCAAAGGCTTTTGCTTGGGGAAGTGGATACAAGAAATGTAATGTTGTTTTTAAGGCTTTCTAATACCGGACATAGTGGAATGATTAGCACTATTCATGCCAATAGTCCAAAAGAAGCCATTGAAGCAATTTCTATGAATATTAAAATGGCAAGTGGCAATAAAGATATTGACTATTCTGCAGTGGAAAAGTATTTTAAAAGCGGTATTGACTACATTATCCAAATCAAAAAGATTAATCATGACAGAGTGATTTCAGAGGTATTAAATGTCAAAAAAAATTAA
- a CDS encoding ribbon-helix-helix domain-containing protein, with protein MSKKINGKNLHIVLDENSKKILEEMAKQQNKSYTAIIQELIKFNNETKNSYVFVKMVELISFNKKKYKDLNATFNNINQIAYHINSFKKSRHFQEEIFNTSFFTHINQEIKNCRDLLEDIRILVLKNLILLENNFGKKQKGVEFSRVYNKFLKRLILKEGYKRGLFSKVFEKLDSQTLKKLAEEDRF; from the coding sequence ATGTCAAAAAAAATTAATGGAAAGAATTTGCATATTGTTTTGGATGAAAATAGTAAAAAAATACTAGAAGAAATGGCAAAACAACAAAATAAATCTTATACAGCTATCATACAAGAATTGATCAAATTCAATAATGAAACAAAAAATTCCTATGTTTTTGTAAAAATGGTAGAGCTTATTTCTTTTAATAAGAAGAAATATAAAGATTTAAATGCCACTTTCAACAATATCAATCAAATTGCCTATCACATCAATTCTTTTAAAAAATCAAGGCATTTTCAAGAAGAAATTTTTAACACCTCTTTTTTTACACATATAAATCAAGAGATTAAAAATTGCAGGGATCTTTTAGAAGACATTAGAATCTTAGTGCTAAAAAACTTAATATTGCTTGAAAACAACTTTGGCAAAAAACAAAAGGGGGTGGAATTTTCAAGGGTTTATAACAAATTCCTTAAAAGATTGATTTTAAAAGAAGGTTATAAAAGAGGGCTATTTTCTAAGGTTTTTGAAAAGCTAGATAGCCAAACATTAAAAAAATTAGCAGAGGAAGATAGGTTTTGA